From a region of the Chondrinema litorale genome:
- a CDS encoding glycoside hydrolase family 16 protein: MMGKVLMRWKKPMHFSAVYMLAILFLNLNSCSQAQEEEEILEIDKKNRVIEFSGYEWIVRTSDEEKLGPGPNYFSDSEENVWVDDEGKLHLKIVQSGGNWYCSGISLRTSMGYNKYVFYVSSRVDQLDKNVVGGLFTYMNDEEEIDIEFSKWSDTENQDSQFAVQPSYIVGNKERYELKLENNLSTHFFDWQTDKIDFGSFYGHTLEPDETDIISTWTYTGDNIPPDSEERLKINLWLFQGQNPSDNKEAEMIIDRVEIY; encoded by the coding sequence ATGATGGGGAAAGTATTGATGAGATGGAAGAAACCAATGCACTTTTCGGCTGTGTATATGCTTGCCATATTGTTTTTGAATTTAAACTCTTGTTCTCAAGCTCAAGAGGAAGAAGAAATACTCGAAATAGATAAGAAAAATCGAGTAATAGAATTTTCCGGCTATGAATGGATTGTACGAACATCTGATGAGGAGAAGTTAGGGCCTGGCCCTAATTACTTCTCTGATTCAGAAGAAAATGTATGGGTTGACGACGAGGGAAAATTGCATTTAAAAATTGTACAAAGTGGAGGTAACTGGTACTGTTCAGGTATCTCTTTGCGCACATCAATGGGATATAACAAATATGTTTTTTATGTGAGCAGTCGAGTAGATCAGTTGGACAAAAATGTGGTAGGTGGTCTTTTTACTTATATGAATGACGAAGAAGAAATTGATATCGAGTTTTCGAAGTGGTCTGATACTGAAAATCAAGATTCTCAATTTGCGGTGCAACCGTCTTATATAGTTGGAAATAAGGAAAGGTACGAGCTGAAATTAGAGAATAATTTATCTACCCATTTTTTCGATTGGCAAACCGATAAAATAGATTTTGGTAGTTTTTATGGACACACCTTAGAACCAGATGAAACAGACATTATTAGCACTTGGACTTACACTGGCGACAACATTCCGCCAGATAGCGAAGAGCGATTAAAAATTAATT